One genomic region from Aureibacillus halotolerans encodes:
- a CDS encoding YqeG family HAD IIIA-type phosphatase: MLMKWFLPDEHVNNVYDISPAALKKRGVRGVITDLDNTLVEWDRDDATPELLEWFQSMQANHILVTIISNNSKARVTSFSEPVGVPFIYKARKPMGRAFKRAIKDMGLKKEEVVVVGDQLLTDVFGGNRAGLKTILVVPVSKSDGLITRVNRQIERRLLTFMKKKGLVKWED, translated from the coding sequence GTGTTGATGAAATGGTTTTTACCAGATGAACATGTAAATAATGTGTATGATATCTCTCCAGCGGCTTTAAAAAAACGAGGCGTACGAGGGGTTATTACAGATTTAGACAACACGTTAGTAGAGTGGGATAGAGATGATGCGACACCAGAGCTTCTCGAATGGTTTCAATCGATGCAAGCCAACCACATTTTGGTTACGATCATATCAAATAACTCGAAGGCAAGGGTCACCTCATTTTCTGAACCCGTAGGTGTGCCTTTTATATACAAAGCACGGAAGCCAATGGGAAGAGCGTTTAAACGTGCGATCAAAGATATGGGATTGAAAAAAGAAGAGGTCGTCGTTGTTGGCGATCAATTGCTTACGGATGTATTTGGTGGCAACAGGGCAGGTTTGAAAACAATTCTAGTTGTGCCTGTGTCAAAAAGTGACGGTCTCATCACTAGAGTGAATCGTCAAATTGAACGACGGTTGCTGACGTTTATGAAGAAAAAAGGTTTGGTAAAATGGGAGGATTAG
- the mbhE gene encoding hydrogen gas-evolving membrane-bound hydrogenase subunit E, which translates to MHLLHIALFSPMFIACCIPFLSRWKTAVHTGWFVLPLPLLLCGYFISLLPNASSAPRFVSIPWIPSLGINIDLYADGLALLFALLITGIGSLVTFYSIYYLKKTEELGHFYTYLAIFMTAMLGVVLSDNIFILYTFWELTSLSSFLLIGFWNKRKGAQYGAQKSLFITVAGGLSLFASFLIIFSVTGTSSIRSIILQSDMLLNSPLFPAILLLMLLGAFTKSAQYPFHTWLPDAMEAPTPVSAYLHSATMVKAGIYLVARFLIIFASSDLFFLMVTGVGLATLCWGAFLALRQTDLKAILAYSTISQLGMVMAMLGFGTNTAVFAAVFHLFNHATFKGCLFMVAGIIDHKTGTRDIRKLRGLLTFMPITATLAFFAAFSMAGIPMPLLNGFLSKEMFFKAATQIGEGSLREAVAPFIPVAAVLGSLFTFAYSMLLVFSPFTGKVVNTREQTPQEPGVGMLISPALLALFIVGIGLFPNVLGAIVLVPAAESILGGTTSSDISFWHGFFNVPFLLSCLVVIVGTILYMTRHRWNSIYHILPGKLSFDTLYQFILTAIGKTAKTTNRIMMTESLTDYFRIVIVVFVGLAGYTLIRSLDLSFVTSHLASGEFYEYAIMAIVALSALACVFIHHRIALILTVGVTGYCVSLLFVVLRAPDLALTQLVIETVTVALFLLCFYHLPEIGKIKQRAISKGLQIILSVSVGVIVAVIGIASYSDSGQFEKISTYFLKTSYALGGGDNVVNVILVDMRGLDTLLEITVLGLAALGIYTMIHVRDRERLK; encoded by the coding sequence ATGCATTTGCTTCACATAGCGTTATTTTCCCCGATGTTTATTGCCTGTTGTATTCCCTTTCTTTCCCGCTGGAAAACAGCTGTTCATACGGGGTGGTTTGTCCTCCCGCTTCCTCTGTTGCTATGTGGTTATTTTATTTCATTACTTCCGAATGCGTCATCAGCTCCGAGGTTTGTTTCAATCCCTTGGATTCCCTCATTAGGGATAAACATTGATTTGTATGCAGATGGGCTCGCATTGCTTTTTGCGCTGCTGATTACCGGCATTGGGTCGTTAGTAACGTTTTATTCAATCTATTATTTAAAGAAAACCGAAGAGCTAGGGCACTTTTATACATATCTTGCTATCTTTATGACGGCGATGCTTGGGGTCGTTCTATCTGATAACATTTTCATTCTGTACACTTTTTGGGAACTCACAAGCCTTTCTTCATTTTTGCTCATTGGCTTTTGGAACAAAAGAAAAGGCGCTCAATATGGTGCACAAAAATCATTGTTCATCACTGTAGCTGGAGGACTTTCACTTTTCGCAAGCTTTCTCATCATTTTTAGTGTTACAGGGACGTCATCCATACGAAGCATCATCCTACAATCAGATATGCTTTTGAACAGTCCCCTTTTTCCTGCCATACTGTTGTTAATGCTCCTCGGCGCCTTCACAAAATCGGCGCAATACCCCTTTCATACTTGGCTGCCTGATGCAATGGAAGCACCAACGCCGGTTTCTGCTTATTTGCATTCGGCAACCATGGTGAAAGCTGGTATTTATCTCGTTGCCCGCTTTTTGATTATTTTTGCAAGCAGTGATTTATTTTTCTTGATGGTTACAGGAGTCGGACTAGCAACATTATGTTGGGGTGCCTTCCTAGCTCTTAGACAAACGGATCTGAAAGCCATTCTAGCCTACTCGACGATTAGTCAGCTCGGCATGGTCATGGCGATGCTCGGATTTGGCACCAATACTGCTGTTTTCGCTGCAGTATTTCACCTCTTCAATCATGCGACCTTTAAAGGCTGTTTATTTATGGTCGCTGGCATCATTGACCACAAAACAGGCACTCGGGATATCCGAAAGCTGCGTGGTCTATTGACCTTTATGCCGATTACCGCGACACTCGCATTTTTTGCTGCCTTTTCTATGGCAGGTATACCAATGCCTTTGCTTAATGGCTTTTTGAGCAAGGAAATGTTTTTTAAGGCGGCCACTCAAATCGGGGAAGGTTCTTTGCGTGAAGCTGTTGCCCCTTTCATTCCCGTCGCTGCGGTCCTAGGAAGCCTATTTACGTTTGCTTATAGTATGCTGCTCGTTTTTTCACCTTTCACTGGAAAAGTGGTCAATACTCGTGAGCAGACGCCTCAAGAGCCCGGTGTAGGGATGCTCATTTCCCCAGCCCTTCTTGCCTTGTTCATCGTGGGCATTGGCCTTTTTCCGAATGTGCTAGGTGCCATTGTACTCGTCCCGGCAGCAGAAAGTATTTTAGGTGGCACCACGTCTAGTGACATATCCTTTTGGCATGGCTTTTTTAATGTTCCGTTTCTGCTCTCCTGTCTCGTCGTTATAGTGGGCACGATTTTATACATGACGAGACATCGATGGAACAGCATTTATCATATTCTGCCTGGCAAATTAAGCTTTGATACACTGTATCAATTCATCCTCACAGCCATAGGGAAAACTGCTAAAACGACGAATCGTATCATGATGACGGAGTCGTTAACGGACTATTTTCGTATCGTGATAGTCGTGTTTGTTGGTCTTGCCGGCTACACGTTGATTCGCTCATTAGACCTATCGTTTGTAACATCACATTTGGCAAGTGGGGAGTTCTATGAGTATGCCATTATGGCGATCGTTGCGCTCAGTGCTTTAGCATGCGTCTTCATTCACCATCGTATTGCCCTTATTTTAACTGTTGGTGTCACAGGATACTGTGTGTCTTTACTGTTTGTTGTTTTACGTGCACCTGACCTTGCCTTAACACAACTCGTTATCGAAACCGTAACAGTCGCCCTTTTCTTACTTTGTTTTTATCATTTGCCTGAGATAGGAAAGATAAAACAACGAGCGATCAGCAAAGGGCTGCAAATCATACTATCTGTCTCCGTTGGTGTGATTGTTGCAGTCATAGGCATTGCTTCATACAGTGACAGTGGTCAATTTGAGAAAATCTCTACCTATTTTCTAAAAACCTCTTACGCTCTTGGTGGTGGAGACAATGTCGTCAACGTTATTCTTGTTGACATGCGTGGCCTCGATACCCTGTTGGAAATCACGGTACTTGGTTTGGCCGCATTAGGCATCTACACAATGATTCATGTCCGAGATAGAGAGAGGCTGAAATAA
- the yhbY gene encoding ribosome assembly RNA-binding protein YhbY, whose protein sequence is MQSLTNRQKRFLKSKAHHLNPIFQVGKQGVTDEMAKQINFALEARELIKVNVLRNADVDAKEAGELLQQKTGAELIQTIGHIVVLYKPSENEPTIQLP, encoded by the coding sequence ATGCAATCATTAACAAATAGACAAAAACGCTTTTTAAAAAGCAAAGCACACCATTTGAATCCGATCTTTCAAGTCGGAAAGCAGGGTGTCACAGATGAGATGGCAAAGCAAATTAACTTTGCTCTTGAAGCAAGAGAGCTTATTAAGGTAAACGTATTGCGAAATGCTGATGTTGACGCAAAAGAAGCGGGAGAATTGTTGCAGCAGAAAACGGGTGCGGAATTAATTCAGACCATTGGTCATATTGTTGTGTTGTACAAGCCATCTGAAAATGAGCCAACAATTCAATTGCCATGA
- the aroE gene encoding shikimate dehydrogenase, whose protein sequence is MDLYGLIGHPIGHSLSPIMHNEAFASLGIDASYIAYSVDPTELPEAVRGLKALGVKGFNVTIPHKVAIMPLLDSIDPLALKLGAVNTVVIDQGKLIGYNTDGLGYLRSLNQILPKPLEDSNVLIVGAGGAARALFITLDEKKPQKLDIVNRSFDRAETLIKGSAHPENHTIFTYEEAEVVLQTYDVIINTTSVGMSPNDSEQPLSLNTVTAGSVVSDIVYNPLETALLKEAKAKGCIVHDGVGMFVGQGALAFEHWTKQQAPEKRMRQVVLEALAR, encoded by the coding sequence ATGGATTTATACGGTCTTATTGGTCATCCTATTGGTCATTCGCTTTCACCAATCATGCATAACGAGGCTTTTGCCTCACTTGGAATTGACGCATCCTATATTGCTTATAGCGTCGACCCAACCGAATTGCCAGAGGCGGTTCGCGGACTAAAAGCGCTTGGAGTCAAGGGGTTTAACGTCACCATTCCACATAAAGTGGCCATTATGCCATTGCTTGATTCGATTGATCCGTTGGCGTTAAAGCTTGGGGCTGTAAATACAGTGGTCATTGATCAAGGAAAGCTCATTGGCTACAACACAGACGGCTTGGGGTATTTACGCTCATTAAATCAGATACTGCCAAAACCTTTAGAGGATTCCAATGTGCTTATCGTTGGAGCCGGCGGTGCGGCAAGGGCGTTGTTTATCACGCTTGATGAAAAAAAACCTCAAAAGCTGGACATCGTTAACCGTTCGTTTGATCGGGCAGAAACGCTCATTAAAGGATCTGCTCATCCAGAAAATCACACCATCTTTACGTATGAAGAAGCTGAAGTCGTTTTGCAGACGTATGATGTTATTATTAATACAACGTCTGTTGGCATGAGTCCAAACGATAGTGAACAACCACTATCTCTCAATACGGTAACTGCCGGAAGCGTTGTAAGTGATATCGTCTACAATCCGCTTGAAACAGCCCTTTTAAAAGAAGCAAAAGCGAAGGGCTGCATAGTCCATGATGGTGTAGGGATGTTTGTTGGGCAAGGGGCGCTTGCCTTTGAACATTGGACAAAACAACAGGCGCCAGAAAAACGAATGCGTCAAGTCGTACTAGAGGCATTAGCGAGGTGA
- a CDS encoding sporulation histidine kinase inhibitor Sda, producing the protein MKQLTDELLLESYFKASELKLNPEFIRLIEQEIRRRSLHAKIKLTS; encoded by the coding sequence GTGAAACAGCTGACAGATGAATTGCTTCTAGAATCTTATTTTAAAGCAAGTGAGTTAAAGCTGAATCCCGAATTTATCCGATTGATTGAACAGGAAATTCGTCGGCGATCCTTACATGCGAAAATCAAATTAACATCGTAA
- the yqeH gene encoding ribosome biogenesis GTPase YqeH: MLVCAGCGVPIQTEHENAPGFAPASALEREQLVCRRCFRLSHYNEVTPTAIGEKEFLEIANTISQKPALVVKVVDLFDFQGSWISGIQRFAGNNDILLIGNKVDLLPKSINEEKVRKWMRGQARDWGVKVVDSALVSSQTGRGVEAAATYMSKYAKGRDVYVVGCTNVGKSSFINQLIKTYGAAEEAVITTSAHPGTTLGLIEIPLEQNQSLYDTPGLINRHQMAHVVSAEDYKVVFPKKEVKPRVYQLQSAQTIFFGGLARLDVVDNQADVVCFMSNELHLHRTKLEKADELYQTHVGGLLQPPTEETRESFPDLKEKSFSISEKTDIVISGLGWITIRPKNKVTVRVHAPEASGVFKRVPLI, from the coding sequence ATGCTTGTGTGTGCTGGATGTGGTGTTCCCATCCAGACAGAACATGAAAATGCCCCAGGGTTCGCTCCGGCATCAGCCTTGGAACGAGAGCAACTTGTTTGTCGCCGTTGCTTTCGACTTAGTCATTATAATGAAGTGACTCCGACCGCAATTGGCGAAAAGGAGTTTTTGGAAATAGCCAACACTATTTCGCAAAAACCAGCGCTTGTTGTTAAAGTCGTTGATCTTTTTGATTTTCAAGGAAGTTGGATTTCAGGAATACAACGTTTTGCGGGCAATAACGATATTTTGCTCATAGGGAATAAAGTGGATTTACTTCCGAAGTCCATTAATGAGGAAAAAGTGAGGAAGTGGATGAGAGGACAAGCCAGAGATTGGGGCGTAAAGGTCGTCGACTCAGCACTTGTCTCTTCACAGACAGGCCGCGGGGTAGAGGCTGCGGCAACGTATATGTCTAAATATGCCAAAGGGCGTGATGTGTATGTTGTCGGGTGTACCAATGTTGGTAAATCCTCCTTCATTAATCAACTGATAAAAACATATGGCGCAGCTGAGGAGGCTGTGATCACAACGTCGGCGCATCCAGGAACTACCCTTGGTCTAATTGAAATACCGTTAGAGCAAAATCAATCGCTGTATGATACGCCTGGATTAATCAATCGACATCAAATGGCGCACGTTGTTTCGGCGGAAGACTATAAGGTCGTCTTCCCGAAGAAAGAAGTGAAACCGAGAGTGTACCAGCTTCAATCCGCACAGACGATCTTTTTTGGTGGGTTAGCAAGACTTGATGTTGTAGACAATCAAGCAGATGTTGTCTGTTTTATGTCAAATGAGCTCCATTTGCATCGAACAAAGCTTGAAAAAGCTGACGAGCTGTATCAAACTCATGTAGGTGGTTTACTGCAACCACCAACTGAAGAAACACGTGAGAGCTTTCCTGATTTAAAAGAAAAAAGCTTTTCTATCTCTGAAAAAACCGATATTGTGATATCGGGGCTTGGTTGGATTACGATCCGACCTAAAAATAAAGTGACGGTTCGTGTCCATGCCCCAGAGGCGTCTGGGGTATTTAAGCGTGTTCCTTTGATTTAA